From Streptomyces sp. NBC_00690, a single genomic window includes:
- the pyk gene encoding pyruvate kinase, with translation MRRAKIVCTLGPATDSYDQIKALVEAGMDVARLNLSHGSYTEHDERYQRVRKASDETGRSVGVLADLQGPKIRLGRFREGPVLLERGDEFTITVEPMEGDRNICGTTYQGLAGDVAAGERILVDDGKVTLEVTAVDGPRVHTTVIEGGMVSDNKGLNLPGVAVSVPALSEKDIEDLRWALRTGVDVIALSFVRSGRDIEDVHRIMDEEGRRLPVIAKVEKPQAVDNIEDIVAAFDGIMVARGDLGVEMPLELVPIVQKRAIKLARRNAKPVIVATQMLDSMIENSRPTRAEASDVANAVIDGTDAVMLSGETSVGKYPIETVRTMGRIVEAAEEDVLGKGLPPLTERSKPRTQAGAVARAAAEMGDFLGAKFLVAFTQSGDTVRRLSRYRSPIPLLAFTPDQGTRSQLNLTWGVETFLGPHVESTDAMVAQVDEELLKIGRCERGDIVVITAGSPPGMPGSTNLVRVHHIGVDDTTS, from the coding sequence ATGCGCCGAGCGAAAATCGTCTGTACTTTGGGCCCAGCCACCGACTCGTACGACCAGATCAAAGCCCTGGTCGAAGCCGGAATGGACGTGGCCCGACTCAATCTCAGCCACGGTAGTTACACCGAACATGACGAGCGCTATCAGCGCGTACGCAAAGCGTCCGACGAGACGGGTCGCAGCGTCGGTGTACTGGCTGATCTCCAGGGCCCGAAGATCCGACTTGGGCGCTTTCGTGAGGGTCCGGTCCTGTTGGAGCGCGGTGATGAATTCACGATCACCGTCGAGCCGATGGAAGGCGACCGCAATATCTGCGGAACGACCTATCAGGGGCTGGCCGGCGATGTCGCTGCCGGTGAGCGCATCCTCGTGGACGACGGAAAGGTCACCCTCGAAGTGACCGCCGTCGACGGGCCGCGGGTGCACACCACGGTCATCGAAGGGGGCATGGTCTCCGACAACAAGGGCCTCAACCTCCCCGGTGTCGCCGTCTCCGTCCCCGCCCTCTCCGAGAAGGACATCGAAGACCTCCGCTGGGCGCTGCGCACCGGTGTCGACGTCATCGCCCTGTCCTTCGTCCGTAGCGGTCGGGACATCGAGGACGTGCACCGGATCATGGACGAGGAGGGGCGCAGGCTGCCCGTCATCGCCAAGGTCGAAAAGCCCCAGGCCGTCGACAACATCGAAGACATCGTGGCCGCCTTCGACGGCATCATGGTCGCCCGCGGCGACCTCGGCGTCGAAATGCCGCTGGAGCTGGTGCCCATCGTCCAGAAGCGGGCGATCAAGCTGGCCCGGCGCAACGCCAAGCCCGTCATCGTCGCCACGCAGATGCTGGACTCGATGATCGAGAACTCCCGCCCCACCCGCGCCGAAGCCTCCGACGTGGCCAATGCCGTCATCGACGGCACCGACGCCGTGATGCTCTCGGGCGAGACGAGCGTGGGCAAGTACCCCATCGAGACCGTGCGCACCATGGGCAGGATCGTCGAGGCGGCCGAGGAGGACGTGCTCGGCAAGGGTCTGCCGCCGCTGACCGAGCGCAGCAAGCCGCGCACCCAGGCCGGTGCGGTCGCCCGTGCCGCCGCCGAGATGGGTGACTTCCTCGGAGCCAAGTTCCTGGTCGCCTTCACGCAGTCCGGCGACACCGTGCGCAGACTCTCGCGCTATCGCTCGCCGATTCCCCTGCTGGCGTTCACGCCCGACCAGGGGACCCGTTCCCAGCTCAATCTGACCTGGGGTGTGGAGACCTTCCTCGGCCCCCATGTGGAGTCCACGGACGCCATGGTGGCGCAGGTCGACGAGGAACTGCTGAAGATCGGCCGGTGCGAGCGGGGTGACATCGTGGTGATCACCGCGGGATCGCCTCCCGGAATGCCCGGCTCCACGAACCTGGTGCGGGTGCACCACATCGGTGTGGACGACACCACCAGCTGA
- a CDS encoding SIMPL domain-containing protein, whose translation MDASSTDAPAPAAPYGTPETPRVAVRGEARLEVDPEIARIGITVVARGSDRRAALADLTRRNTAVLDLVRSYGEAVEKLETGAFSITPELAKRGKGEHVRTYHGKVYLIAELADFTALGELTTRVGDLEMTRVDGPWWKLRPQSPAHGEARRQAVLEAVQRAREYAGALGAQLSALVELADLGAEDGGGYSMARAAPMAFAGSAELAKGAPALDLEPQRQTVYAQVNARFTMTPPVL comes from the coding sequence ATGGACGCATCCAGCACCGACGCACCCGCACCCGCCGCCCCGTACGGCACTCCCGAGACTCCGCGCGTCGCCGTCCGCGGCGAGGCCCGGCTGGAGGTCGATCCGGAGATCGCCCGGATCGGGATCACCGTCGTCGCCCGCGGCTCCGACCGCCGGGCCGCACTCGCGGACCTCACCCGGCGCAACACAGCCGTCCTGGACCTCGTCAGGTCCTACGGCGAGGCCGTGGAGAAGCTGGAGACCGGCGCCTTCTCGATCACCCCGGAGCTCGCCAAGCGCGGCAAGGGGGAACACGTCCGTACGTACCACGGGAAGGTCTACCTCATCGCAGAGCTGGCCGACTTCACCGCTCTCGGCGAGCTGACGACCCGGGTCGGGGATCTGGAGATGACCCGGGTCGACGGGCCGTGGTGGAAGCTGCGGCCCCAGTCGCCCGCCCATGGCGAGGCCCGTCGGCAGGCCGTGCTCGAAGCCGTCCAGCGGGCCCGTGAGTACGCGGGGGCGCTCGGAGCCCAACTCTCGGCACTGGTGGAGCTCGCCGATCTGGGCGCGGAGGACGGCGGCGGCTACAGCATGGCCCGGGCGGCTCCCATGGCCTTCGCCGGCTCCGCCGAACTGGCCAAAGGAGCACCGGCGCTCGATCTCGAACCCCAGCGTCAGACGGTCTACGCACAGGTGAACGCCCGCTTCACGATGACCCCACCGGTGCTTTAG
- a CDS encoding lysine N(6)-hydroxylase/L-ornithine N(5)-oxygenase family protein — MSAMPPAEAEQPHDLVGIGIGPFNLSLAALAHGLRKPLHTAFYEQGHHFSWHPGLLIEGARVQVPFLADLVSLIDPASPWSFLNYLRSRERLFPFYFAERFHIHRAEYEAYCRWVSHSLPGLHFGHQIDAVRWNPDRQLFEVDFTQLDADGEAEALGRTYARNIALGVGTEPYVPEPLRPLVDAPAAPVIHSADYLDHRDRLLAAEHITVIGSGQSGAEIFLDLLRQRPVGREGVHWLTRTEAFTPMEYSKLGLEHFTPDYSRYFHSLPEQTRDQVAFGQWHLHKGIDAGTIADIHEELYRRTLHGGWPDAVLTPGVRVRTAGRVATTKIELHLEHLQQAARSRLMTDAVVLATGYRQRPVDLLLAGIDPYLRRDAAGRPHIDTDYRMVTDKTMTGSVYVQNAETHTHGVGAPDLGLAAWRSASILNSLTGQEPYPLPRRTAFTSFGLERPAPPRVPAQGMHFTPLAPSF, encoded by the coding sequence ATGAGCGCAATGCCCCCCGCCGAAGCCGAGCAGCCCCACGACCTCGTGGGCATTGGCATCGGACCGTTCAACCTCTCGCTCGCCGCACTGGCCCACGGCCTGCGCAAGCCCCTGCACACCGCCTTCTACGAGCAGGGCCACCACTTCAGCTGGCACCCGGGCCTGCTGATCGAAGGCGCCCGCGTCCAGGTCCCGTTCCTCGCCGATCTGGTGAGCCTCATCGACCCCGCCAGCCCCTGGAGCTTCCTGAACTACCTCCGCTCCCGTGAGCGGCTGTTCCCCTTCTACTTCGCCGAGCGGTTCCACATCCACCGCGCCGAGTACGAGGCGTACTGCCGCTGGGTGAGCCACAGCCTGCCCGGGCTCCACTTCGGCCACCAGATCGACGCCGTGCGCTGGAATCCCGACCGCCAACTGTTCGAAGTCGACTTCACCCAACTCGACGCCGACGGCGAGGCCGAGGCACTGGGCCGCACCTACGCCCGGAACATCGCCCTCGGGGTCGGCACCGAACCCTATGTACCCGAACCGCTGAGACCCCTGGTCGACGCACCGGCCGCACCGGTGATCCACTCGGCCGACTACCTCGACCACCGCGATCGACTGCTGGCCGCCGAACACATCACGGTGATCGGCTCCGGACAGTCGGGGGCGGAGATCTTCCTCGATCTACTGCGCCAGCGGCCCGTGGGGCGCGAGGGGGTGCACTGGCTGACCCGTACCGAGGCGTTCACACCGATGGAGTACTCCAAGCTCGGCCTCGAACACTTCACCCCCGACTACAGCCGCTACTTCCACTCGCTCCCCGAACAGACCCGGGACCAGGTCGCCTTCGGTCAGTGGCACCTCCACAAGGGCATCGACGCGGGGACCATCGCCGACATCCACGAGGAGCTCTACCGGCGCACCCTGCACGGCGGCTGGCCGGACGCCGTACTCACCCCGGGGGTGCGCGTCCGAACGGCGGGCCGGGTCGCCACCACCAAGATCGAACTACATCTGGAACACCTTCAACAAGCCGCGCGATCACGGCTGATGACCGATGCGGTCGTCCTCGCCACCGGCTACCGCCAGCGCCCGGTGGACCTCCTCCTCGCCGGGATCGACCCCTACTTGCGTCGGGACGCCGCCGGGCGTCCCCATATCGACACCGACTACCGGATGGTCACCGACAAGACCATGACCGGCTCCGTCTACGTACAGAACGCCGAGACGCACACCCACGGCGTCGGCGCGCCCGACCTGGGACTCGCCGCCTGGCGCAGTGCCAGCATCCTTAACTCGCTGACCGGCCAGGAGCCCTATCCGCTGCCCAGGCGCACCGCCTTCACCAGCTTCGGACTGGAGCGGCCTGCTCCGCCCCGCGTACCCGCCCAGGGCATGCACTTCACCCCGCTCGCACCGAGCTTCTGA
- a CDS encoding pyridoxal phosphate-dependent decarboxylase family protein, translating into MSTSSAPDPSSSPAPAAPGTAPETGTAAGEPGAFSTWPAPLAGGAHGPDALRPLIGLVLEALREGTADRGGPLPPGGPLSVAALVQQIAEPVLPDHGIGAGDALHRLVRTMAYGAADPADPLCAAHLHTPPLALAVAADLAASALNQSLDSWDQAPTASELERVVTEAVAAEVYPDAPDPDALVTTGGTESNQLALLLARERHGAIQVICGAGSHHSVQRAAWLLGLPAPVVVSAGGGTLDPVALDEALTELHGPRLVVATAGATDTGRIDPLPEVAALCERHGVELHVDAAYGGPLLFSERHRPALAGLERADSVTLDLHKLGWQPVAAGLFAVRDRSRLGPLAITADYLNPDDDTEAGLPDLLGRSLRTTRRPDVLKVAVTFRALGRSGLAELVDATVARAGDFAALVAADTRFELWDRPTLSTVLFRPRGATDEQTADIRRTLLTSGRAVLGRARIDGRLWLKVTLLNPYTTADDLHRLVHLVIELVEGTHR; encoded by the coding sequence ATGAGCACGTCGAGCGCACCCGACCCGAGTTCGTCACCGGCACCGGCCGCACCCGGCACGGCACCCGAGACCGGTACGGCCGCCGGGGAACCGGGGGCCTTCAGCACCTGGCCCGCTCCTCTCGCCGGTGGGGCCCATGGCCCCGACGCACTCCGTCCCCTCATCGGTCTGGTGCTCGAAGCCCTCAGGGAAGGCACCGCCGACCGCGGCGGCCCCCTCCCACCGGGCGGCCCCCTGAGCGTCGCAGCCCTGGTCCAGCAGATCGCCGAACCGGTCCTGCCCGACCACGGCATCGGCGCGGGCGACGCCCTGCACCGGCTCGTACGGACCATGGCGTACGGCGCCGCGGATCCCGCGGACCCGCTGTGCGCCGCACATCTGCACACCCCACCGCTCGCCCTCGCCGTCGCCGCCGATCTTGCGGCGTCCGCACTCAACCAGTCCCTGGACTCGTGGGACCAGGCTCCGACGGCCTCCGAGTTGGAGCGCGTGGTGACCGAGGCGGTTGCCGCCGAGGTCTATCCCGATGCGCCCGATCCGGACGCCCTCGTCACCACCGGAGGCACCGAGTCCAACCAACTCGCCCTGCTGCTGGCCCGTGAACGCCACGGTGCGATCCAGGTGATCTGCGGTGCGGGCTCCCACCACTCCGTACAGCGTGCCGCCTGGCTGCTGGGCCTGCCCGCGCCGGTGGTCGTGTCGGCGGGTGGCGGCACCCTCGACCCGGTCGCGCTCGACGAGGCCCTGACCGAACTGCACGGACCCCGGCTGGTGGTGGCCACGGCGGGGGCGACCGACACCGGACGCATCGACCCCCTTCCCGAGGTCGCCGCACTGTGCGAGCGGCACGGCGTCGAACTCCACGTCGACGCCGCCTACGGCGGACCGCTCCTGTTCAGCGAGCGCCACCGCCCTGCGCTCGCGGGTCTGGAACGCGCCGACTCCGTCACCCTCGATCTGCACAAACTCGGCTGGCAGCCCGTGGCGGCCGGACTGTTCGCGGTGCGCGACCGGTCCCGGCTCGGCCCGCTCGCGATCACCGCCGACTACCTCAATCCCGACGACGACACCGAAGCCGGCCTCCCCGACCTCCTGGGTCGGTCCCTGCGGACCACGCGCCGCCCCGACGTGCTCAAGGTCGCCGTCACCTTCCGTGCCCTCGGCCGCAGCGGGCTCGCCGAGTTGGTGGACGCCACCGTGGCGCGCGCCGGCGACTTCGCCGCCCTGGTCGCGGCGGACACCCGGTTCGAACTATGGGACCGCCCCACGCTCAGCACCGTACTGTTCCGGCCGCGCGGTGCGACGGACGAACAGACCGCGGACATTCGCCGCACCCTCCTCACCAGCGGCAGGGCCGTTCTGGGCCGCGCCCGCATCGACGGCCGCCTCTGGCTCAAAGTGACGCTCCTGAACCCGTACACCACCGCGGACGACCTGCACCGACTGGTCCACCTCGTGATCGAACTCGTGGAAGGCACCCATCGATGA